A stretch of Anaeromyxobacter dehalogenans 2CP-1 DNA encodes these proteins:
- a CDS encoding sigma-54-dependent transcriptional regulator yields MARILVADDHDALREGMVITLARLGHDVLAVRGGAEAIAAYRKRAADVVVTDLRMVPVDGIEVVRRLRAEDPDATVVVISAHGTIATAVDAMREGAIDFLEKPFSTEALRARVEKAIEIARERRGAQTARARAEVLDQDRVREREPHGLVGSSEPMRRVHDQIRKVAPTDATVLVLGESGTGKELVARAIHDASLRREKPFVSISCAAIPEGLLESELFGHERGAFTGAIRRKLGRFELAHEGTLFLDEVGEIPPSVQVKLLRVLQERCFERVGGEETVETDVRVISATNRDLTRMVAEGRFREDLYYRLNVVPIQLPPLRERPGDVDELAHAFLARLAPRIGRRVTSFAPEALELLRRHPWPGNVRELENVVEQALVFADGDAVRPQDLPEGIRHAPAPTGLPVPSGDRSLTDILEDLEQQLILAAYEKAKGVKAETARLLGIKPSALYYKLEKYGIVKQGERGEEGA; encoded by the coding sequence ATGGCAAGGATCCTGGTGGCCGACGATCACGACGCGCTTCGGGAGGGCATGGTCATCACGCTCGCCCGCCTCGGCCACGACGTCCTGGCGGTGCGCGGCGGCGCCGAGGCGATCGCCGCCTACCGCAAGCGCGCCGCGGACGTGGTGGTCACCGACCTGCGAATGGTGCCGGTGGACGGCATCGAGGTGGTCCGCCGCCTCCGCGCCGAGGACCCCGACGCGACGGTGGTGGTGATCTCCGCCCACGGCACCATCGCCACCGCGGTGGACGCGATGCGCGAGGGCGCCATCGACTTCCTGGAGAAGCCGTTCAGCACCGAGGCGCTGCGCGCCCGGGTGGAGAAGGCGATCGAGATCGCCCGCGAGCGGCGCGGCGCGCAGACCGCGCGGGCCCGCGCCGAGGTGCTCGACCAGGACCGCGTGCGCGAGCGCGAGCCGCACGGGCTGGTGGGCAGCTCAGAGCCCATGCGGCGGGTGCACGACCAGATCCGCAAGGTGGCGCCCACCGACGCGACCGTGCTGGTGCTGGGCGAGTCCGGCACCGGCAAGGAGCTGGTGGCGCGCGCCATCCACGACGCCAGCCTGCGGCGCGAGAAGCCGTTCGTGTCCATCTCCTGCGCGGCCATCCCGGAGGGCCTGCTCGAGTCCGAGCTGTTCGGCCACGAGCGCGGCGCGTTCACCGGCGCCATCCGACGAAAGCTCGGGCGCTTCGAGCTGGCGCACGAGGGCACGCTGTTCCTCGACGAGGTGGGCGAGATCCCGCCGTCGGTGCAGGTGAAGCTCCTGCGCGTGCTGCAGGAGCGCTGCTTCGAGCGCGTCGGCGGCGAGGAGACGGTGGAGACCGACGTGCGGGTGATCTCCGCCACCAACCGCGACCTCACGCGCATGGTGGCGGAGGGGCGCTTCCGCGAGGACCTCTACTACCGGCTGAACGTGGTGCCCATCCAGCTCCCGCCGCTCCGCGAGCGGCCCGGGGACGTGGACGAGCTGGCGCACGCGTTCCTCGCCCGGCTGGCGCCGCGCATCGGGCGGCGCGTCACCTCGTTCGCGCCCGAGGCCCTCGAGCTGCTGCGCCGCCACCCGTGGCCCGGCAACGTGCGCGAGCTGGAGAACGTGGTGGAGCAGGCGCTGGTGTTCGCCGACGGCGACGCGGTGCGGCCGCAGGACCTGCCCGAGGGGATCCGGCACGCGCCCGCGCCGACCGGGCTGCCGGTGCCGAGCGGCGACCGGAGCCTCACCGACATCCTCGAGGACCTGGAGCAGCAGCTCATCCTCGCCGCCTACGAGAAGGCGAAGGGCGTGAAGGCGGAGACGGCGCGGCTGCTCGGCATCAAGCCGTCGGCGCTCTACTACAAGCTCGAGAAGTACGGGATCGTGAAGCAGGGCGAGCGCGGCGAGGAGGGGGCGTGA
- a CDS encoding toxin-antitoxin system YwqK family antitoxin — protein MTAGLVWALAAALALLAGAPLDCPPGTEPRGAAPPEGFEAWCAGKDAAGNDRREGPARTWYDDGAPWTEGAYREGERDGPFVEYHRNGRRAREGAWAHGAKHGRWTIWYESGQVEETSGWRAGVQDGAFASFWPGGARRAAGRHCGGAQCGRWTSYDEAGRELGAVDYGEQTHTP, from the coding sequence GTGACGGCCGGGCTCGTCTGGGCGCTCGCGGCCGCGCTCGCGCTCCTCGCGGGCGCCCCGCTCGACTGTCCCCCCGGCACCGAGCCGCGCGGCGCGGCGCCGCCGGAGGGGTTCGAGGCGTGGTGCGCCGGCAAGGACGCCGCCGGCAACGACCGCCGCGAGGGGCCGGCGCGCACCTGGTACGACGACGGCGCGCCCTGGACCGAGGGCGCCTACCGCGAGGGCGAGCGCGACGGCCCGTTCGTCGAGTACCACCGCAACGGTCGGCGGGCCCGCGAGGGCGCCTGGGCGCACGGCGCGAAGCACGGCCGCTGGACGATCTGGTACGAGTCCGGCCAGGTGGAGGAGACCTCGGGGTGGCGCGCCGGGGTGCAGGACGGCGCGTTCGCGTCGTTCTGGCCGGGCGGGGCGCGGAGGGCGGCGGGGCGCCACTGCGGCGGGGCGCAGTGCGGGCGCTGGACCAGCTACGACGAGGCGGGCCGCGAGCTCGGCGCGGTGGACTACGGCGAGCAGACGCACACCCCGTGA
- a CDS encoding M24 family metallopeptidase: MDIPALQRALAESKLDGWLLYDFHGQNPTAVSALDLAGHMLTRRWFYLVPRAGEPVALVHQIELGSFPRHVPGARRGYSSWQSLRGELSALLGGLGPRARIAMEYCPEGAIPTLSRVDGGTLELVRGYGVEVVSSAELVQRFLCRWDDAQVESHRRALAAIDAAKDEAFQRIGAAQRKGERILETDVQRFLMERFAAADLETDHPPIVAVNGHAGDPHYVPSEATPTPVERGDLVLIDLWARGKGPRDVYADITWVGYCGEKPPPKVQEVFDVVSGARDVGLATVEQAFRDGRTLQGWEVDRAVRDFIWSKGYGERFVHRTGHSIGTNVHGDGVNLDDLETHDTRTLIPGLAFSIEPGVYLPDEGLGVRCEIDVFLAPEGPKVFAKIQRELVRI; the protein is encoded by the coding sequence ATGGACATCCCCGCCCTGCAGCGCGCGCTGGCCGAGTCGAAGCTCGACGGCTGGCTGCTCTACGACTTCCACGGCCAGAACCCGACCGCGGTGAGCGCCCTCGACCTCGCCGGCCACATGCTCACCCGGCGCTGGTTCTACCTCGTGCCGCGCGCCGGCGAGCCGGTGGCGCTCGTGCACCAGATCGAGCTCGGCTCCTTCCCGCGCCACGTGCCCGGGGCGCGGCGCGGCTACTCGTCATGGCAGTCGCTCCGCGGCGAGCTGAGCGCGCTGCTGGGCGGGCTGGGGCCGCGGGCGCGCATCGCCATGGAGTACTGCCCGGAGGGCGCCATCCCGACCCTGTCGCGGGTGGACGGCGGCACGCTCGAGCTGGTGCGCGGCTACGGCGTCGAGGTGGTGAGCTCCGCCGAGCTGGTGCAGCGCTTCCTGTGCCGCTGGGACGACGCGCAGGTGGAGAGCCACCGGCGGGCGCTCGCGGCCATCGACGCGGCCAAGGACGAGGCGTTCCAGCGGATCGGCGCCGCGCAGCGGAAGGGCGAGCGGATCCTCGAGACCGACGTGCAGCGGTTCCTGATGGAGCGCTTCGCCGCCGCGGACCTCGAGACCGACCACCCGCCCATCGTGGCGGTGAACGGCCACGCGGGCGACCCGCACTACGTGCCCTCCGAGGCCACCCCCACGCCGGTCGAGCGCGGCGACCTCGTGCTCATCGACCTGTGGGCCCGCGGCAAGGGTCCGCGCGACGTCTACGCGGACATCACCTGGGTCGGCTACTGCGGGGAGAAGCCGCCGCCGAAGGTGCAGGAGGTCTTCGACGTGGTCTCCGGCGCGCGCGACGTGGGCCTCGCCACGGTGGAGCAGGCGTTCCGCGACGGGCGCACGCTGCAGGGCTGGGAGGTCGATCGCGCGGTGCGCGACTTCATCTGGTCGAAGGGCTACGGCGAGCGCTTCGTGCACCGCACCGGCCACTCCATCGGCACGAACGTCCACGGCGACGGCGTCAACCTCGACGACCTCGAGACGCACGACACCCGGACGCTCATCCCGGGCCTGGCGTTCTCCATCGAGCCGGGCGTCTACCTGCCGGACGAGGGGCTGGGCGTCCGCTGCGAGATCGACGTGTTCCTCGCCCCCGAGGGCCCCAAGGTGTTCGCGAAGATCCAGCGCGAGCTGGTCCGGATCTGA
- a CDS encoding MBL fold metallo-hydrolase has translation MSMTFPGLPPPPPPPEPVLATAVVLHRDGPRGREAFLVRRGRDLRFAGGWHAFPGGRLDPEDARVPVEGAQGEDARLVACAARELFEETGVLAARGRERVPAAAREAARRALLDGTLAFGDFLAAHGLGLEAAAFTPAGRWVTPEHLPLRYDARLFLLPLPPGEAPVVWPGELADGAMVPAADALGAWGRGQMLLHPPNLHALRVLDRPGPIDLAALRDPPHRDGPICRRIEFQQGFFLAALRTPTLPPATHTNAWLLPAEGGLAVVDPGAPDPAEQAVLFGLLDALAAERLPPREIWLTHAHPDHVGAVAALSARYGLPVRAHPLAAGRAGAPVEPLGEGDRIGDGGRFRVLETPGHAREHLAFLDERSGALVCGDLVSTLSTIVIDPPEGDMAEYERQLARVEALGPRTIYPAHGPPAPDAVGKLAAYRGHRREREALVVAALAAGGTLAEITARAYADTPAPLHPVAARSCLAVLEKLRGASRAEEAGGVWRAR, from the coding sequence ATGTCGATGACGTTCCCCGGGCTGCCCCCGCCGCCGCCGCCGCCCGAGCCGGTGCTGGCGACGGCGGTGGTGCTCCACCGCGACGGGCCGCGCGGGCGCGAGGCGTTCCTGGTCCGGCGCGGGCGCGACCTCCGCTTCGCGGGCGGCTGGCACGCGTTCCCGGGCGGCCGGCTCGACCCGGAGGACGCGCGCGTGCCGGTGGAGGGCGCGCAGGGCGAGGACGCGCGCCTAGTCGCCTGCGCCGCGCGCGAGCTGTTCGAGGAGACCGGCGTGCTCGCCGCCCGCGGGCGCGAGCGGGTGCCGGCGGCGGCGCGCGAGGCGGCCCGGCGCGCGCTCCTCGACGGGACGCTCGCGTTCGGCGACTTCCTCGCCGCGCACGGGCTCGGGCTCGAGGCGGCGGCGTTCACGCCGGCCGGCCGCTGGGTGACGCCCGAGCACCTGCCGCTCCGCTACGACGCCCGGCTGTTCCTGCTGCCGCTCCCGCCCGGCGAGGCGCCGGTGGTCTGGCCGGGCGAGCTCGCCGACGGCGCCATGGTCCCGGCCGCCGACGCGCTCGGCGCCTGGGGCCGCGGCCAGATGCTGCTCCACCCGCCCAACCTGCACGCGCTGCGCGTGCTCGACCGCCCCGGGCCGATCGACCTCGCCGCCCTGCGCGACCCGCCGCACCGCGACGGACCCATCTGCCGCCGCATCGAGTTCCAGCAGGGCTTCTTCCTCGCCGCGCTGCGCACGCCCACGTTGCCGCCCGCCACGCACACCAACGCGTGGCTGCTCCCGGCGGAGGGCGGCCTCGCGGTGGTGGACCCCGGCGCGCCGGATCCCGCCGAGCAGGCGGTGCTGTTCGGGCTGCTCGACGCGCTCGCCGCCGAGCGGCTCCCGCCGCGCGAGATCTGGCTCACCCACGCGCACCCGGATCACGTCGGCGCGGTGGCGGCGCTCTCGGCGCGGTACGGGCTGCCGGTGCGGGCGCACCCGCTCGCGGCGGGCCGCGCCGGCGCGCCGGTGGAGCCGCTCGGCGAGGGCGACCGGATCGGCGACGGCGGCCGCTTCCGGGTGCTGGAGACGCCCGGCCACGCGCGCGAGCACCTCGCCTTCCTCGACGAGCGGAGCGGGGCGCTCGTGTGCGGCGACCTGGTGAGCACGCTCTCCACCATCGTGATCGACCCGCCCGAGGGCGACATGGCCGAGTACGAGCGGCAGCTCGCGCGGGTGGAGGCGCTCGGGCCGCGCACGATCTACCCGGCGCACGGGCCGCCCGCGCCGGACGCGGTGGGGAAGCTCGCCGCGTACCGGGGCCACCGGCGGGAGCGCGAGGCGCTGGTGGTGGCGGCGCTCGCGGCGGGCGGGACGCTCGCCGAGATCACCGCGCGGGCGTACGCGGACACGCCCGCGCCGCTCCACCCGGTCGCGGCGCGGAGCTGCCTCGCGGTGCTGGAGAAGCTGCGGGGGGCCTCCCGCGCGGAGGAGGCAGGCGGGGTGTGGCGGGCGCGGTGA